A single Cucumis melo cultivar AY chromosome 4, USDA_Cmelo_AY_1.0, whole genome shotgun sequence DNA region contains:
- the LOC103486584 gene encoding growth-regulating factor 3 — protein sequence MDFDLKQCRKQRESESDEHQNSSKISKFFPQHNPLNPSSSSVLPLFVPSKTSNILSAFSDSSSTLPRMLGYFSVAQRQELELQALIFRYMIAGAAVPPELLHLIKKSLLSSNNTPFFLHHPLQHFPQYPTSLLQAGYWGRAAMDPEPGRCRRTDGKKWRCSRDVVAGQKYCERHMHRGRNRSRKPVETATNNAATTAGGSGGGCSISSSSNRGGGGRPFLTVESGNYFSMCEQTPSVDLLHLNQGSCSHSLSENKNFYESHKEPSTGDVKSDGHILRHFFDDWPRSENDGCGNVNNNVNQRMNSTSASSTSLSISMPSLSSDVSLKLSTGGSSDQGSDHHNHQNGNVDREHTPLNWAAGWAATQMASMGGPLAEALRSANNSSLPTSVLHQLQRTTNSEASFIST from the exons ATGGACTTTGATCTGAAGCAATGTAGAAAACAGAGGGAGTCAGAGTCTGATGAGCATCAAAATTCTTCGAAGATTTCTAAGTTTTTTCCTCAACACAATCCTTTaaatccttcttcttcttctgttcTTCCTTTGTTTGTACCTTCCAAAACATCTAATATCTTGTCAGCATTTTCAGATTCTTCATCTACATTACCCA GGATGTTGGGTTATTTCAGTGTAGCTCAAAGGCAAGAACTTGAACTTCAAGCTCTCATTTTCCGGTATATGATAGCCGGCGCCGCCGTCCCGCCGGAGCTTCTTCATCTTATTAAGAAAAGCCTTCTTTCTTCTAATAATActcctttctttcttcatcaTCCTCTTCAACATTTCCCTCAGTATCCCACTTCTT TGTTACAAGCAGGGTATTGGGGCAGAGCCGCCATGGATCCGGAACCTGGTCGGTGCCGGAGAACCGACGGCAAAAAATGGCGTTGCTCTAGAGATGTGGTCGCCGGCCAGAAATATTGTGAGCGCCACATGCACCGTGGCCGTAACCGTTCAAGAAAGCCTGTGGAAACCGCCACAAATAACGCCGCCACCACTGCAGGCGGCAGCGGCGGCGGTTGTTCTATCAGTTCCAGCTCCAACCGTGGCGGTGGTGGTCGACCTTTTTTGACTGTGGAAAGTGGGAATTATTTCTCCATGTGTGAACAAACCCCATCCGTTGATCTTCTCCATCTCAATCAAGG TTCTTGCTCTCATTCCTTATCAGAGAACAAGAATTTCTACGAGTCCCACAAAGAGCCTTCCACCGGAGATGTTAAATCCGACGGCCACATCTTGAGGCATTTTTTCGACGATTGGCCGCGGTCAGAAAATGATGGGTGTGGGAACGTCAACAACAATGTCAACCAACGAATGAACTCCACCTCTGCTTCCTCAACATCCCTTTCGATTTCGATGCCGTCGTTGTCTTCTGATGTATCATTGAAATTATCGACAGGAGGAAGTTCTGATCAAGGCAGTGATCATCACAATCACCAAAATGGCAACGTTGACCGAGAACACACCCCGTTGAATTGGGCAGCGGGATGGGCCGCCACGCAGATGGCGTCGATGGGTGGACCGTTGGCAGAGGCGCTACGCTCGGCGAATAACAGCTCGTTGCCAACAAGTGTGCTGCATCAGTTACAAAGAACAACCAACTCGGAAGCTAGCTTTATTAGCACATGA